The Cohnella abietis genome has a segment encoding these proteins:
- a CDS encoding 2,3-butanediol dehydrogenase yields MQALRWHGLKDLRLETIEAPAPKRGQVKIKVEACGICGSDLHEYAAGPIFIPEGAPHPLTKEQAPIVMGHEFSGQIVEVGEGVTRFQINDRVVVEPIFSCGTCAACKQGKYNLCDKMGFLGLAGGGGGFSEYVAADEHMVHKIPDSLSYEQGALVEPSAVVLYAVRSSQFKVGDRAVVFGTGPIGLLLIEALKASGASEIYAVELSAERRNKAAELGAVVLNPAETDVVAEIQRLTDGGADVCYEVTGVPAVLNQAIEATKISGQIMIVSIFERQATIHPNQLVLKERNIAGIIGYRNVFPAVIKLMQQGYFPAEKLVTKRIGLGDIVEEGFEALIKEKNQIKIIVSPGSHT; encoded by the coding sequence ATGCAAGCGTTAAGATGGCATGGTCTGAAGGATTTACGCCTGGAGACGATTGAAGCCCCTGCCCCAAAGCGGGGTCAAGTCAAAATCAAAGTCGAAGCCTGCGGCATATGTGGCAGTGATCTGCACGAATACGCAGCCGGGCCAATATTCATACCGGAGGGAGCCCCCCATCCACTCACGAAAGAGCAAGCCCCTATCGTTATGGGCCACGAATTTTCAGGACAAATCGTGGAGGTTGGAGAAGGCGTTACGCGATTCCAGATTAACGACCGAGTCGTCGTCGAACCGATCTTCTCATGCGGCACGTGCGCAGCTTGCAAGCAGGGCAAATATAATTTATGTGATAAAATGGGCTTCCTCGGTCTAGCCGGAGGGGGTGGCGGCTTCTCCGAATATGTGGCCGCGGACGAACACATGGTCCACAAAATTCCGGACAGCCTCTCCTATGAGCAGGGTGCGTTGGTAGAGCCTTCCGCAGTCGTTCTGTACGCGGTACGTTCCAGCCAATTCAAGGTTGGTGATCGTGCCGTCGTATTCGGAACCGGGCCAATCGGTCTGCTACTGATCGAAGCGCTGAAGGCATCCGGAGCCTCCGAGATTTATGCCGTGGAACTATCCGCCGAACGCCGGAACAAAGCCGCCGAGCTTGGTGCAGTGGTTCTCAATCCCGCAGAAACAGACGTCGTCGCCGAGATTCAGCGATTGACCGATGGAGGTGCGGATGTGTGCTACGAAGTTACTGGTGTGCCCGCAGTGTTGAATCAGGCCATCGAAGCAACGAAAATCAGCGGACAAATAATGATTGTCAGCATTTTCGAGCGCCAGGCGACGATCCATCCGAACCAGCTTGTGTTGAAGGAGCGCAATATTGCGGGCATTATCGGCTACCGCAATGTTTTCCCGGCGGTCATCAAGCTGATGCAGCAAGGCTACTTCCCAGCAGAGAAGCTGGTTACCAAGCGTATTGGTCTCGGTGACATTGTCGAGGAAGGGTTCGAAGCACTAATTAAGGAAAAGAACCAGATCAAGATTATTGTCTCCCCAGGTAGCCACACCTAG
- a CDS encoding S-layer homology domain-containing protein — MIWLSIFLMLLSIISPYLATAAESDNKGVGQASAFRDIQSHWARKDIIELSAANIVAGFKDGSFQPNGNVTREQFLKMLVELRKLPLSSSDVPFKDVEQGRWSAPYIAAGLMNGVLLPADFPDGFKPSQPITRYEMAVWIVRALQLPPPKEEKLLGKVKDQADIKNNRDLIEAALGTGIIRGNPDGSFKGGNNSTRAEAAVMLVRALHYSPGQLPTTESEATRKIVEYKPEVKQSKSTIYSKRDDVTWVINDPNLKLDVGDVFVMPPNDKYYGGIAKKVESVTKENGVLVVKTSVPKLREVFSKLDVHTTEAITSKMLVPANSSIQITTNDVAIQSTAVTLPCRNIALNNVNYEGIVLDARMNFCNLGVIADIGLDVDIGWFDFDLDFYSKLVLTGDITTNVTVKADTGKGALTKPKFIPLTAPFYVPVFTGVFIKGQLNLRIDPNFKASVVIKFEDRFHLEEGFSYSLSNGFRAIDKTTNTATLDVNSKADASIAAGPDFQLTLTLLDIAYAGIELYPGIQAGYNRHYEQGRCDSINVDAFLKLDVIAGYDVWVAKDKISKNLLNLKYPLYQLETNCPPPQSPTNLNAKLIRVIGELGKYNEVLLNRTDVQLSWATVNDATSYNVKRADAPGGPFNTIRSKIKGTTYTDVKAIKGNTYYYQVTAVNEHGESASSRTLAVTIVEPPPPSPQNLTAVREGSTVTLNWNKISSFIVYNVKRSEGSSKPYETIGSNIDVTTFTDITASFLKGYSYIVTAVDKSGESEGSNIASVKKGEFTEIITVTPQVPVDLLVIPPAPDNFIAEPHSGKVILRWNTVSNVIGYNVKRSNAFDGNYETIVSKVTDTTFIDTTAENGKTYYYKVTAVNSMGKESKDSLIKEAKPLASDLKDIIISPIKPVIPINPILVRMLAPGNFNASTDVGSGKVILSWNSVEGATGYNVMRSGSTNGTYQTIGSQVSGTKFTDTTAAIGTTYYYKVTAVNSKGDEGNATSVKSATPSNGIR; from the coding sequence TTGATCTGGTTATCCATTTTTCTGATGCTGCTAAGTATAATTTCTCCATATCTTGCCACTGCTGCTGAGAGCGATAACAAGGGAGTGGGGCAAGCTTCAGCCTTCAGAGATATTCAATCTCATTGGGCGCGCAAAGATATTATTGAGCTTTCCGCAGCGAACATCGTGGCGGGTTTCAAGGACGGATCGTTTCAGCCCAATGGCAATGTAACACGGGAGCAGTTTCTGAAGATGCTCGTAGAGCTAAGGAAGCTTCCGCTAAGCTCCAGCGATGTTCCGTTCAAAGACGTTGAACAGGGGCGCTGGTCTGCACCCTATATAGCTGCAGGATTAATGAACGGCGTATTGCTTCCCGCCGATTTTCCAGACGGTTTTAAGCCGAGCCAGCCCATTACGCGTTACGAAATGGCGGTATGGATTGTAAGAGCGCTACAGCTTCCACCCCCAAAGGAAGAGAAATTACTTGGAAAAGTGAAGGATCAGGCGGATATTAAGAACAATCGTGACTTGATCGAAGCAGCGTTAGGAACGGGTATTATTCGAGGGAATCCAGATGGCTCGTTCAAAGGCGGAAATAATTCTACTAGAGCGGAAGCAGCGGTTATGTTAGTGCGAGCGCTTCATTATTCACCTGGGCAATTGCCGACTACGGAGTCAGAAGCGACCCGTAAAATTGTCGAATACAAACCTGAGGTGAAGCAAAGCAAAAGTACGATTTATTCGAAAAGAGATGACGTTACGTGGGTCATTAACGACCCGAATTTGAAATTAGATGTTGGCGATGTGTTCGTCATGCCTCCGAATGATAAATATTATGGCGGGATTGCGAAAAAAGTGGAATCCGTTACTAAGGAGAACGGTGTTCTTGTTGTGAAAACATCCGTTCCGAAGCTTAGAGAAGTTTTTTCCAAGCTCGACGTGCATACGACAGAGGCCATAACTTCTAAGATGCTCGTCCCAGCTAACTCATCTATCCAAATTACGACGAATGATGTAGCCATACAGAGTACAGCCGTAACCTTGCCATGCAGGAATATTGCTTTGAATAATGTAAATTACGAAGGGATTGTTCTCGATGCTCGGATGAATTTCTGTAACTTAGGGGTAATTGCAGATATTGGTCTTGATGTTGATATTGGTTGGTTTGATTTCGATTTGGATTTCTATTCAAAACTTGTACTTACTGGAGATATAACAACTAATGTGACAGTGAAAGCCGATACAGGAAAAGGGGCATTAACTAAGCCCAAGTTTATTCCGTTGACAGCTCCATTTTATGTGCCCGTCTTTACTGGCGTATTCATAAAAGGACAACTGAATCTGAGAATCGATCCTAATTTTAAAGCTTCAGTAGTCATTAAATTTGAGGATCGATTCCATCTTGAAGAAGGCTTCAGCTATTCGCTTAGTAATGGCTTCCGAGCAATTGATAAAACAACGAACACAGCCACGTTAGATGTGAACTCAAAGGCTGATGCCAGTATTGCTGCTGGTCCGGATTTTCAATTGACGCTGACTTTATTAGACATTGCATATGCTGGTATTGAGCTTTATCCCGGGATTCAGGCAGGCTATAATCGGCATTATGAACAGGGGCGATGTGATTCTATCAACGTTGACGCTTTTCTCAAATTGGATGTGATCGCAGGTTATGACGTATGGGTAGCAAAAGATAAAATCTCGAAAAATTTGCTCAACTTGAAATATCCGCTGTATCAGCTAGAAACTAATTGCCCACCACCGCAATCGCCTACTAACTTGAATGCCAAGCTTATTCGTGTGATAGGTGAATTGGGTAAGTATAATGAAGTTCTATTGAACCGAACTGATGTTCAGCTAAGCTGGGCCACGGTTAACGATGCAACGAGCTATAACGTGAAGCGCGCGGATGCTCCTGGAGGACCGTTTAATACAATACGCTCCAAAATAAAAGGTACTACGTATACGGATGTAAAAGCTATCAAAGGGAATACGTACTATTACCAAGTCACAGCAGTGAATGAACATGGCGAAAGTGCATCTTCCCGTACTCTAGCGGTTACTATTGTGGAGCCGCCACCGCCATCACCTCAGAATTTAACCGCAGTAAGAGAGGGCTCAACAGTCACTCTCAACTGGAACAAAATTAGTAGCTTCATCGTGTACAACGTGAAACGATCTGAAGGTTCCAGCAAGCCCTATGAGACGATAGGTTCAAATATTGACGTTACTACATTCACAGATATAACGGCTTCTTTTCTCAAAGGATATAGCTACATCGTTACAGCGGTTGATAAAAGTGGAGAAAGCGAAGGCAGCAATATCGCATCTGTTAAAAAGGGGGAATTCACAGAAATAATCACAGTTACCCCACAAGTTCCTGTAGACCTGTTGGTCATACCTCCTGCTCCGGACAATTTTATCGCTGAGCCGCATAGTGGGAAGGTCATCCTCAGATGGAACACGGTTAGCAATGTTATAGGCTACAATGTAAAGCGCTCGAATGCATTCGACGGTAACTATGAAACAATAGTCTCCAAGGTTACCGATACGACGTTTATAGATACAACGGCTGAAAACGGCAAAACGTACTACTATAAGGTCACAGCGGTGAATAGCATGGGTAAAGAAAGCAAGGACTCCCTTATCAAAGAGGCTAAGCCGCTGGCAAGCGATCTTAAAGACATTATAATATCACCAATTAAGCCCGTAATACCGATAAACCCAATACTTGTGCGAATGCTTGCTCCAGGGAATTTCAATGCGAGTACAGACGTTGGCAGCGGGAAAGTTATCCTCAGCTGGAACTCGGTTGAAGGCGCTACAGGTTATAACGTGATGCGCTCGGGTTCTACGAATGGTACTTACCAGACGATAGGCTCACAAGTTAGCGGTACGAAGTTCACAGATACAACGGCTGCCATTGGTACAACGTATTACTATAAGGTTACGGCAGTGAATAGTAAGGGCGATGAAGGCAACGCTACTTCTGTCAAATCGGCAACACCGAGTAATGGTATAAGGTAA
- a CDS encoding ankyrin repeat domain-containing protein produces the protein MSSERKWISWIGTALLAIVVVTGGSGISTAAGKTQSPINVIVDGEKTSWPVKPYLEKGGIMLPYATLFQALKLDARLDRKTLVVRRANTVYKIEIGSTKLLIGNRQVRLTAAPVIVNGRAYVPERFVELVLDKEVTYDAKLNQVTIGLTEKARLELQKMLFKAASLGDAATIEKIVKQGADPNGKLKQIYLDNTALVYAVNNNRTEAVRALIKSGAKLIESERYLGAMAISLQNAEMLGLLLDAGLDPNYHERDSTLLELASTISGTVLEISEVTQGPSPAVVEMLLKHGADPGLDDSLARAISSQNYSIMQLLLRAGAKTDKQDRFGRLPYDIAASYNLQRWMSIQDVQPKIPTFAMENDQGISIDSGVVSFRSLSAPSARSYYTNWLLGTIYADVPDGSYQVTEHHKFGQSTVFPSSMTFTVKDGVISPSILRLPTPNVAGKIVAGPFGKATGGLLELTNEQASFRILIEVDRDHFKLSIPPGQYKLAQYTNSDGRVYPLNQAITIENKEGVQDLIVQIDENL, from the coding sequence ATGTCGTCGGAACGGAAATGGATTTCTTGGATCGGAACCGCTTTGTTGGCGATTGTGGTGGTGACGGGAGGAAGCGGTATATCCACCGCAGCTGGGAAAACGCAATCCCCAATCAATGTCATTGTAGACGGGGAGAAAACGAGTTGGCCGGTTAAGCCTTATCTGGAAAAAGGGGGCATCATGCTTCCTTACGCTACTTTGTTTCAAGCGTTGAAGTTAGACGCGAGACTAGATCGCAAAACTCTCGTCGTACGCCGGGCCAATACGGTATACAAGATCGAAATCGGTAGCACGAAACTATTGATCGGCAATCGACAAGTACGGTTGACAGCGGCACCGGTCATCGTGAACGGGCGAGCCTACGTACCGGAACGTTTTGTGGAGTTAGTATTGGATAAAGAAGTTACCTATGACGCAAAGCTTAACCAGGTGACGATCGGGTTAACGGAGAAAGCTAGGCTGGAGCTTCAAAAAATGTTGTTCAAAGCGGCCAGTCTAGGTGATGCGGCGACGATCGAAAAGATCGTAAAGCAAGGTGCTGATCCTAACGGCAAGTTGAAGCAGATTTATTTGGACAACACGGCACTTGTGTACGCGGTTAATAATAACCGGACTGAAGCGGTACGGGCTTTGATCAAGAGTGGAGCCAAGTTGATTGAGTCGGAGCGCTATCTTGGAGCGATGGCTATTTCGCTTCAGAATGCCGAAATGCTTGGTCTTCTGCTTGACGCTGGACTTGATCCGAACTATCACGAACGAGACAGTACGTTATTGGAGCTGGCGTCTACGATATCAGGTACCGTATTGGAAATATCGGAAGTGACCCAAGGACCTTCTCCCGCCGTCGTAGAGATGTTGCTGAAGCATGGGGCCGATCCGGGACTGGACGATTCTTTGGCCCGCGCAATTAGTTCACAAAACTATTCAATTATGCAGCTGTTGCTCCGTGCAGGAGCGAAGACGGACAAGCAGGACCGGTTTGGACGGCTTCCGTATGATATTGCCGCGAGCTATAACTTACAGCGCTGGATGAGCATTCAGGACGTGCAGCCAAAGATCCCAACTTTCGCTATGGAGAACGATCAAGGCATCTCAATCGATAGCGGAGTCGTTTCTTTCCGATCCCTGAGCGCGCCGTCTGCCAGAAGTTATTACACGAACTGGTTGTTAGGGACGATTTACGCGGATGTGCCAGACGGAAGCTATCAAGTGACCGAGCATCATAAGTTTGGCCAGTCGACAGTTTTTCCAAGCTCGATGACGTTTACGGTTAAGGACGGAGTTATCAGTCCCTCCATTCTTCGGCTTCCGACGCCAAACGTAGCCGGTAAAATTGTAGCCGGTCCATTCGGGAAGGCGACCGGAGGTCTTCTGGAGCTGACGAACGAGCAAGCTTCTTTTCGCATCTTAATCGAAGTGGATAGGGATCATTTCAAGCTTAGCATCCCGCCAGGACAGTATAAGCTGGCGCAATACACGAACAGCGACGGCAGAGTTTATCCCTTGAACCAAGCGATCACCATAGAGAATAAAGAAGGCGTACAGGATTTGATTGTTCAGATCGACGAAAATCTCTAG
- a CDS encoding LacI family DNA-binding transcriptional regulator, with protein MKRAKKATIEDVAREAGVGIATVSRALNNSEGISTKTREKIMRVIEEMGFTPNTSAQSLKIRQTRQIALAVPDIRNAIIPDIAWSVEQAAKQHGYRVVQINTLGNAMQELETLRELKKLHVDGLVIMPLAYPKQLEGLVNQAGIPVSIINYGKRLSEDIKADIVGMARQEGRLVMEHLLQIGRTRIAYAGAPKDKIEERYFAYEQSLEHVDPSLVYFGEDFSFETGRQAANYFYSLKRMPDAIYAVNDMVAIGLVNRMKELGVRVPEDIAVVGIDNNLWATVTTPQITSVSIMGSEVGRLAAELLLKRIQYPGSSDYERVEFEPRLIVRESSVSMNSNSKHGN; from the coding sequence ATGAAGAGGGCCAAAAAGGCGACGATTGAGGATGTGGCAAGGGAAGCGGGAGTCGGAATTGCTACCGTCTCCCGTGCACTTAATAATAGTGAAGGCATTAGTACCAAGACCCGGGAAAAAATCATGCGCGTCATTGAGGAAATGGGCTTTACGCCCAACACATCCGCGCAGAGTCTGAAGATTCGCCAAACCCGCCAGATCGCACTGGCCGTCCCGGATATTCGCAATGCAATCATTCCGGATATTGCGTGGTCCGTCGAGCAAGCAGCTAAGCAGCATGGCTATCGCGTGGTGCAGATCAATACGCTTGGCAATGCGATGCAGGAGTTGGAGACGCTGCGTGAGCTGAAGAAGCTGCATGTGGACGGGCTAGTCATCATGCCTCTGGCCTACCCTAAGCAGCTTGAGGGATTGGTTAATCAGGCAGGTATTCCGGTGTCCATTATCAATTATGGCAAGCGGCTGAGCGAAGATATTAAAGCCGATATCGTAGGTATGGCGCGTCAGGAAGGCAGACTGGTCATGGAACATTTGCTGCAGATCGGACGAACCCGGATTGCCTACGCAGGCGCGCCCAAAGACAAGATTGAGGAACGCTATTTTGCTTATGAGCAGTCTTTGGAGCATGTGGACCCGTCGTTGGTCTACTTTGGCGAGGACTTTTCTTTCGAGACAGGCAGGCAAGCGGCTAACTATTTCTATAGTCTGAAGCGGATGCCGGATGCCATTTATGCGGTCAACGACATGGTGGCGATTGGGTTAGTCAATCGTATGAAGGAGCTCGGTGTACGGGTTCCCGAGGACATTGCGGTTGTAGGTATTGATAATAACTTATGGGCTACAGTAACCACACCGCAGATTACATCCGTCTCTATCATGGGTAGCGAGGTTGGACGACTGGCTGCGGAATTGCTGCTCAAGCGGATTCAATATCCAGGCTCCAGCGATTACGAGCGTGTGGAGTTCGAGCCGCGGCTCATCGTTCGGGAGTCTAGCGTCTCCATGAATTCAAATAGCAAGCATGGCAATTAA
- a CDS encoding ABC-F family ATP-binding cassette domain-containing protein, which produces MSLLTVESLSHSFGDRVLFKNVSFRLLAGEHVGLVGANGTGKSTLMNILTGKQLKDEGKVEWTPHIRYGYLDQHTKLEAGKTIRDVLRDAFLPLLVLEEELNDVAVQMGDADPDTLEQLLVRMGEIQEELEIGDFYLIDVKVDEMANGLGLNAIGLDRDVTALSGGQRTKVLLAKLLLEKPGVLLLDEPTNYLDEEHINWLTNYLKNYPYAFVLISHETSFMNQIVDVIYHLEFTKMTRYSANYEKFLEMADLNKTQHIDAYEKQKEYIKKQEEFINKNKARASTSGRAKSREKQLDKIDRIDKPEESAKPTFNFKESRPSGKTVFETDGMVIGYSKPLLPKMNMVVERGDKIAIAGCNGVGKSTLLKTILGVIPPLEGKTYQGDYLSPAYFEQEAKAPTMTPLEDVWDEFSFMKQHEVRAALARCGLKNEHITRPLNQLSGGEQAKVRLCKLMMQESNWILLDEPTNHLDVVAKAELKRALQAYKGTVVLVSHEPDFYEDWVTKTWDVEAWSMRG; this is translated from the coding sequence ATGAGTTTGTTGACAGTTGAGAGCTTATCGCACTCGTTTGGCGATCGGGTATTGTTTAAAAATGTGTCCTTCCGTTTGCTTGCGGGGGAGCATGTCGGGTTGGTTGGTGCGAATGGCACAGGAAAATCGACACTTATGAATATTTTGACAGGAAAGCAGTTGAAGGACGAAGGTAAGGTGGAATGGACGCCGCATATTCGTTACGGTTACTTGGACCAGCATACGAAGCTTGAAGCAGGTAAAACCATTCGTGATGTTTTGAGAGATGCGTTTCTACCTTTACTCGTATTAGAAGAAGAGCTTAACGATGTTGCTGTGCAGATGGGCGATGCCGATCCGGATACGCTGGAGCAGTTATTGGTCCGTATGGGAGAGATTCAAGAGGAGCTTGAAATTGGTGACTTCTATTTAATCGACGTGAAGGTTGATGAAATGGCAAATGGTTTAGGTCTGAATGCGATTGGGCTTGACCGAGATGTTACGGCGCTTAGCGGTGGACAGCGGACGAAGGTTCTGCTTGCCAAGCTGTTGCTAGAGAAACCGGGCGTTTTATTGCTGGATGAGCCGACGAACTATTTGGATGAAGAGCATATTAATTGGCTGACGAACTATTTGAAGAATTATCCCTACGCGTTCGTTCTTATTTCTCATGAAACAAGCTTTATGAACCAGATCGTTGATGTTATTTATCACCTTGAATTTACGAAGATGACGCGATATTCGGCCAATTACGAGAAGTTTCTGGAGATGGCTGATCTGAACAAAACGCAGCATATCGACGCCTACGAGAAGCAAAAGGAATATATTAAAAAGCAAGAAGAATTCATTAATAAAAATAAGGCGCGTGCTTCTACCTCGGGACGAGCGAAGAGCCGCGAGAAGCAGCTCGACAAAATCGATCGCATCGACAAGCCGGAGGAATCGGCAAAGCCGACCTTTAACTTTAAAGAATCTAGGCCGAGCGGTAAGACTGTATTTGAAACAGATGGAATGGTGATCGGCTATAGTAAGCCGCTTCTACCCAAGATGAACATGGTCGTTGAGCGAGGCGATAAAATAGCGATCGCAGGCTGCAACGGTGTCGGTAAATCAACTCTCCTGAAGACGATTCTAGGCGTTATTCCTCCGCTCGAAGGCAAGACGTATCAGGGCGATTATTTATCTCCCGCTTATTTTGAGCAGGAGGCTAAGGCTCCAACGATGACTCCGCTAGAAGACGTATGGGATGAGTTTTCCTTTATGAAACAGCATGAGGTACGTGCAGCGCTTGCTCGCTGCGGTCTAAAGAATGAGCATATTACGCGCCCTCTCAATCAGCTCAGCGGTGGAGAGCAAGCGAAGGTTCGTCTTTGCAAGCTGATGATGCAAGAAAGCAATTGGATTCTGCTTGATGAGCCGACGAACCATTTGGACGTCGTCGCCAAAGCCGAGCTGAAGCGAGCGCTACAAGCCTACAAGGGTACGGTTGTTCTCGTCTCTCACGAGCCTGATTTTTATGAGGATTGGGTAACAAAAACGTGGGATGTAGAAGCCTGGTCTATGCGGGGCTAG
- a CDS encoding LuxR C-terminal-related transcriptional regulator, which yields MSREERYLKVAGESEVTRELQELLGREQEILIFTKQLSEVSDIRRILNIYGTGGVGKTTLLHEFRRQSELAEIPFLLLDCRIFSCTPVDFCLYLLRLLHFPMPRIENSLDLATLKELCRKAIQETPANGKCVIALDTFEEIGEMEHWLRESFLELMHPEVLIILSGRSPLQPSWYAMPVWRQVVYRLPLADLDFAVTKSYLERSGIVDEEIIRHIWSRTRGHPLSLALLASTTISQVENVPHAADNDVLFEHIVRTWLREVPDSEMRELVESAAVARYFNQELLSILLGKPVQTEQFQQLASFSFVQRIDRGWLLHELLREAIANDLRLRMPERYNQLWKRCVLYYSNKLKQSARKKSVSWENAEFLYYIGNQFVQFLLKGHWISYSVEPLSQSNWMEAEQYIERRRLTVKAAQIIFVNQDTHTQESYLLTEHESLQVLNQIRFKELYELDTSCLKLIRNAKGDINGIIEIIPINERTMDYLLTEPLSSPYFNALSETVRQDLMVTENRKSGFFVKTLDVFDFSDIAMMHASLTTLINHILTTGYIVAAPISNPISHAICTSLGLDKVEGIFHREYDGITPTSYYFLDTRGNKVLNYVNKMIASFGLQEDDEKKESTLDELTQREKEVVERLLMGRSNLEVAMDLVISEATVKKHISNIFQKLDVKSRSQLIHKVSRPSTLQ from the coding sequence GTGTCCAGAGAAGAAAGGTACTTAAAAGTGGCTGGTGAGAGTGAAGTGACGAGGGAGCTACAAGAATTGCTTGGCAGGGAGCAAGAAATTCTAATCTTCACGAAGCAATTATCAGAAGTATCGGACATAAGACGAATTCTCAACATTTACGGGACGGGCGGCGTCGGGAAGACTACGCTGCTGCACGAGTTCCGGCGCCAATCCGAACTAGCGGAAATCCCATTCCTGCTCTTGGACTGCCGCATATTTTCCTGCACACCCGTCGACTTTTGTTTATATCTGCTCCGCTTGCTTCATTTTCCCATGCCTAGAATTGAGAACTCGCTGGACCTTGCAACCTTAAAGGAGTTATGCCGGAAAGCGATTCAGGAAACGCCAGCAAACGGGAAATGCGTTATTGCGCTGGACACGTTCGAAGAAATTGGGGAGATGGAGCATTGGCTTAGGGAAAGCTTTCTTGAGCTCATGCACCCAGAGGTGCTGATCATCCTATCAGGGCGATCCCCTCTACAGCCTTCGTGGTATGCAATGCCCGTATGGAGGCAGGTGGTTTATCGGCTACCGCTTGCGGACTTGGACTTCGCTGTCACCAAATCTTATTTAGAACGCTCAGGTATCGTTGACGAGGAAATAATCCGTCATATCTGGAGTCGAACAAGAGGGCATCCTTTGTCTTTGGCGCTGCTGGCTTCAACTACGATATCCCAGGTGGAGAATGTACCGCATGCCGCGGATAATGACGTATTGTTCGAGCATATTGTGCGTACATGGTTAAGAGAGGTACCCGATTCGGAAATGCGAGAGCTGGTGGAGTCGGCGGCCGTCGCACGCTACTTCAATCAGGAGTTGCTGAGCATCTTACTTGGAAAGCCAGTTCAGACGGAGCAATTTCAACAATTGGCTTCCTTTTCCTTTGTCCAACGAATCGATCGCGGATGGCTGCTCCATGAATTGCTTCGGGAAGCCATCGCTAACGATTTACGCCTTCGCATGCCTGAACGCTACAACCAGCTCTGGAAACGCTGTGTGTTGTATTACTCGAACAAACTGAAGCAGTCAGCGAGGAAAAAGTCTGTATCGTGGGAAAATGCCGAGTTTCTGTATTATATCGGCAATCAATTCGTTCAATTTTTATTGAAGGGTCATTGGATTTCCTATAGCGTAGAGCCGCTTAGCCAATCAAATTGGATGGAGGCAGAGCAGTACATTGAGCGTAGGCGTCTCACAGTGAAGGCTGCTCAAATTATATTCGTGAATCAAGATACTCACACGCAGGAGAGCTATCTACTAACTGAGCATGAAAGCCTCCAGGTGCTGAACCAAATCAGGTTCAAAGAATTGTACGAATTGGATACGAGCTGCCTGAAGTTGATTCGTAATGCAAAGGGAGATATTAATGGAATCATAGAGATTATTCCTATTAACGAGAGGACCATGGATTATTTGTTAACCGAGCCGCTGTCCTCTCCCTATTTTAATGCTTTATCTGAGACGGTAAGGCAAGACTTAATGGTTACCGAGAACCGAAAATCCGGATTTTTCGTTAAGACGCTCGATGTATTTGATTTTTCCGATATTGCGATGATGCATGCATCCCTAACGACGTTGATCAACCATATTCTCACGACCGGCTATATCGTTGCTGCCCCAATCAGCAATCCGATCTCGCACGCCATCTGCACAAGTTTGGGGCTTGACAAGGTAGAAGGCATCTTCCATCGAGAATATGACGGTATAACGCCTACATCTTATTATTTCCTAGACACTCGCGGGAACAAAGTGCTTAATTATGTGAATAAAATGATCGCTTCGTTCGGATTGCAAGAAGATGACGAAAAAAAGGAAAGTACCTTGGACGAATTGACTCAGCGGGAAAAAGAAGTCGTGGAACGGTTATTAATGGGTCGATCTAATCTGGAAGTCGCGATGGACCTGGTCATAAGCGAGGCTACCGTGAAAAAGCATATTTCTAACATATTCCAAAAATTAGATGTCAAAAGCCGATCACAGCTCATTCATAAAGTATCGCGCCCCTCAACCCTCCAATGA